One genomic region from bacterium encodes:
- the xseA gene encoding exodeoxyribonuclease VII large subunit produces the protein MLPPQALSVTELTAYLKRLLERDEILSDVSVRGEVSNFTRHSSGHLYFSLKDDNATLSCVCFRNIASRVRFPVDSGMRLVVEGNISVYEKQGRYQLLVRAMRPDGVGELAAAFEGLKAKLEQEGLFAPERKRPLPRFPRGIGLITSPTGAAIRDLVSIISRRFPLARIVVIPTVVQGEAGADSIVGSLKLANARDDLDVLVVGRGGGSLEDLWCFNEEAVARAVFASRLPVISAVGHETDTALTDFVADLRAATPSAAAELVVPDAGELLRHLQAVGRHLQGRLLHHAQRGRQRLERLTSQPVLQRPEVLLEMRLQRLDEAAESLREYAQRQIEARRQRLGRATVGLEALSPTAVLGRGYAILRLTETGQIVRSVQQVARTAGLTITVTDGDVEATAR, from the coding sequence GTGCTCCCACCCCAGGCTCTTTCCGTTACCGAACTGACCGCCTACCTCAAGCGCCTGCTGGAGCGCGATGAGATCCTGTCCGATGTCTCCGTCCGGGGTGAAGTCTCGAACTTCACCCGGCACTCCTCCGGCCACCTGTACTTCTCCCTCAAGGACGACAACGCCACGCTCAGTTGCGTGTGCTTCCGCAACATCGCCTCCCGCGTGCGGTTTCCCGTGGACAGCGGGATGCGGCTCGTCGTCGAGGGGAACATCTCCGTCTACGAGAAGCAAGGACGCTACCAACTGCTCGTGCGGGCGATGCGGCCGGACGGCGTGGGGGAGCTGGCGGCGGCCTTCGAGGGCCTCAAGGCCAAGCTGGAGCAGGAGGGGCTGTTCGCGCCCGAGCGCAAGCGACCCCTGCCTCGCTTCCCCCGGGGCATCGGCCTGATCACCTCCCCCACGGGCGCCGCAATCCGCGACCTCGTCAGCATCATCTCCCGGCGCTTCCCGCTCGCCCGCATTGTCGTCATCCCGACCGTCGTCCAGGGCGAGGCCGGGGCCGACAGCATCGTCGGCTCGCTGAAGCTGGCCAACGCTCGGGACGACCTGGATGTCCTGGTCGTCGGGCGCGGCGGCGGGTCGCTCGAAGACCTCTGGTGCTTCAATGAGGAGGCGGTCGCGCGGGCGGTGTTTGCCAGCCGCCTGCCGGTCATCAGCGCCGTCGGGCATGAGACGGACACCGCCCTGACGGACTTCGTGGCCGACCTGCGGGCCGCCACGCCCTCAGCGGCGGCGGAGCTGGTCGTGCCCGACGCCGGGGAGTTGCTGCGTCACCTGCAGGCCGTGGGGCGGCATCTGCAGGGCCGGCTGCTGCACCACGCCCAGCGGGGCCGGCAGCGCCTGGAGCGGCTGACCTCCCAGCCGGTGCTGCAGCGGCCCGAGGTCCTGCTGGAGATGCGGCTGCAGCGCCTGGACGAGGCCGCCGAGAGCCTGCGGGAGTACGCTCAACGGCAGATCGAGGCCCGGCGGCAGCGGCTGGGCAGGGCGACGGTGGGCCTGGAGGCCCTCAGCCCCACGGCGGTGCTGGGGCGCGGGTACGCCATCCTCCGGCTGACGGAGACGGGACAGATCGTCCGGTCGGTGCAGCAGGTGGCACGGACGGCGGGCCTGACGATCACGGTGACGGATGGCGACGTCGAGGCGACGGCGCGGTAG
- a CDS encoding helix-turn-helix domain-containing protein — protein sequence MAQQWVLEDSLQERLEAVARANPTYGHQAAVMELWFDLTTAMKEQRITQTELAERAGLKQSYVSRVLSDPEKISLRTAFRLCNALGLELVVKAQPRVADQGQDDRAERPARTPRVAERRPRGRKAVAAHSG from the coding sequence ATGGCACAGCAATGGGTTCTTGAGGACAGCCTCCAGGAACGCCTGGAGGCCGTCGCCAGGGCCAACCCGACCTACGGCCATCAGGCGGCGGTCATGGAGTTGTGGTTCGACCTCACCACGGCCATGAAGGAGCAGCGGATCACGCAGACCGAGTTGGCCGAACGGGCCGGCCTGAAGCAGTCGTACGTATCGAGGGTGCTCTCCGACCCCGAGAAGATCAGCCTGCGCACGGCGTTCCGCCTGTGCAACGCCCTCGGTCTGGAGCTAGTTGTCAAGGCCCAACCCAGGGTGGCTGACCAGGGGCAGGACGACCGCGCCGAGCGGCCCGCACGGACGCCCCGCGTGGCTGAGCGGCGCCCACGAGGTCGCAAGGCCGTCGCGGCCCATTCGGGCTAG